The nucleotide window CAAGTGCGGCAAATGCGTGGCCTGCCTGACCATCTGCCCCACCCAGGCCATAGTGGAGCCCTATGTGGTGGACGCCAGGCGCTGCATCTCCTACCTGACCATCGAACTCCAAGGGGCCATTCCGGAACAGCTGCGGCCGCTGATCGGCAACCGTATCTACGGCTGTGACGACTGCCAGCTGATCTGCCCCTGGAACCGCTTCGCCCACCTCAGTGCCGAACCGGACTTTGCCCCCCGCAGCCAGCTGCACGGCCCCGAACTGCTGGCGCTGTGGCAGTGGACGGAAACCGAGTTCCTCAAGGCCACCGAGGGTTCACCGATCCGCCGCATCGGTTTCGAGCGCTGGCGCCGCAACCTGGCGGTGGGGCTGGGCAATGCCCCCCAGGATCCGGCCATCATCCAGGCCCTGGAGGCCGCCCGAGAGGCCGCCTCCCCCCTGGTGCAGGAGCATATCGACTGGGCCCTGGCCCGCCAGCGCGACCAGGGTAAATCAGCAGAAGGCGGCCAACAGGTCCGGCGGCTGGTCCGGGCGGTGCAGAAAGGCCTGCCGGACCACGCCTGAGATCATTTCTGCCAGCGTTCGGCGTCCAGGGGCAGGTTGCGGCTCCAGAGGATGGTGCCGTCGCGCAGCGCCATCACCCGCAGGCGCATGGAGCCGGCACCTTCGCGGATCTTGCCGTAGAGCAGGAAGGGGTTGCCGGCGGCGCGGCCGGCCTCGCGGGCCTTGAGCAGATCGCTGGCGTCCAGGCGTGATGACAGATCCACCACCTCCCTGCCCTCGTTGCGCAGTTCGTCGATCAGGCTGTCGGTCAGGGCCTGGGTGTCCAGGCGACGGATGCTGTCGTTGGCGATCCGCACCACGGCTATTTCGCCGTCGGGCAGGGTGCCGGCCAGGGCCTTGACGCTGTCGACGAAGGGGCTGGGCTGGCCGAGGCCGGGCAGCTCGGGCATCGACACCGACGACATGCCGGCACAGCCGGACAGCACCAGGGCCGAGGCTAGGATGAGATGGCGCATCTTGTTCTCCACAAGTCTTTGATTCAGCTTAGACCGGCCCAGTTTAACCCAATCTGAATTAACGGCGCCTCTTGGGCACCCAGGCCCAGACGTATTCGCAGCGGATGGGTTCCTTGCCCTCCTCGTCGGTGATCACCACAGGCACCACCAGCTCGCCCTTGTCGGTATCGCGGATCAGCGCGATCTGCTCCTGACTGAGGCTGGCCACGGCCTTGAGATCCCCCTTGGCCCGGCTCAGGTAGTCGACGTGCATGGATTTGAGCAGCGGCACCCTGTCGTCCGGCACGTGCAGGCCGGTGAGGAAGCCGGTGGCGGACTCGCCCAACAGCGCCATGGCGGCGGCGTGGACGCCCTTGATGTGGTTCTGCACCCGGCCGCGGTTACGGATGCTGAGTTCGGCCCGGCCAAAGGCCAGGCTGTCCACCCGCACCTTGGCGGTGCCGGCAAACTTGACGGCGCCGCCGAAGAGCCGGGACAACAGCCAGGGCCGCCAGGCGGCGGGCATGCGATCTATCCAGGCCACCAGGCGGCCGAGGCGATTGATGGGAGACATGGTGCTTCCTTTACTGGTCAAACCAGCAAGGTTGTACCATATCTGGCGTCAAATGTCGGTCATTCGCAACGTCTGGTGCACAAAACGGTGCTGGCGGTCCCTGGATACCTCCACCAGGTTGCTGAGCAGCGTCCGGGAATCGCTGCAGGGGCAGTTGTCCACCAGGGCGGCAATGGAGTCGATGATGCGGTTGTCCAGATCCAGGGCCAGGCTGAGGATCTGCTGCTGGTCGGCGGTGGCCGGCAGCTGGGTCAGGCTGATCTTCCTGAGCAGCTCGCTGTCGCTGGCGTTGTCGAACCAGGTGTCCAGCAGCCGATCCGGGGCGTCGTCCAGGTAATTCTGGAGCTCCCCGACCACCTTTCTTTCATGCTCACTCAGGTAGTGCAGCATCATGCGGCTGCGTTCGGCGTCCACCTGATTGGACAGGCGGTCATAGAGCTTGGCCAGGGCCTCGTGGGCCTCGAGGGTGAAGTCAATGAGATCGCGAACTTGCTTGAAGCGCATGGCTGCCTCTCTCCGTTCCTTGTTGCCTTAGAGGTACCACCAGAGGATTGGCCCCGGCTTGACCCAAGTCAAGGCCGGCCATGGCAGCCAAGTCGTTCACGGGAAAAGGAAATAAGGCGCCGGCACGCGACCTTGGCGCGCTGCGGCAATGGGGGTGTCTATGCCCGGAAACGAAAAAACCACCCATAGGGTGGTTTTTTCTGATTTGGAGCGGGAAACGAGACTCGAACTCGCGACCCCAACCTTGGCAAGGTTGTGCTCTACCAACTGAGCTATTCCCGCATTCAACTTTTCGCGTAATGACTCCGCTTACTTGGCCATGCATGCTCAACCTGCTTGGTTGTGCTGCCGCCTTCCGACTGAGCTATTCCCGCATTCAACTTTTCGCGTAATGACTCCGCTTACTTGGCCATGCATGCTCAACCCGCTTGGTTGTGCTGCCGCCCTCCGGCTGAGCTATTCCCGCATTGTCGACCCGCCTTACGGCCAGTCTTTTCAATTTTGGAGCGGGAAACGAGACTCGAACTCGCGACCCCAACCTTGGCAAGGTTGTGCTCTACCAACTGAGCTATTCCCGCATTCAACTTTTCGCGTAATGACTCTGCTTACCTGGCTAAGCATGCTCAACCCGCTTGGTTGTGCTGCCGCCCTCCGGCTGAGTTATTCCCGCATTAGATTTTTGTTTGGACCCGCCTTGCGGCCAGTCTTTTCAATTTTGGAGCGGGAAACGAGACTCGAACTCGCGACCCCAACCTTGGCAAGGTTGTGCTCTACCAACTGAGCTATTCCCGCATTCAACTTTTCGCGTAATGACTCCGCTTACTTGGCCATGCATGCTCAACCTGCTTGGTTGTGCTGCCGCCTTCCGACTGAGCTATTCCCGCATTCAATTTTTCGCGTAGCGACCTCGCTTGTTGGGCCTGGCCCGCTCAACCCGGGTGGTTGTGCCGCCTTCCTGCTGAGCTATTCCCGCTTGGTCGCCTGAGGGGCTATCGCCCGACAGCGGAGCGCATTGTACATAAATATCGGCCCCGTGCAACACCCCTCAGATGCGTTTGCCGATAAATTAGGCAGACGGCAGTCACAGTAAATACCCGTGGGGCAATAACGGCGGCGCAGCGCCTGCGTCAGGCCTCGGGCAGCTTCAGAAAATGCTCGCGGTAATGGCGCAGCTCCTCGATGGACTCGCGGATATCGTCCAGGGCCAGGTGGGTGCCCTTCTTCTGTACCCCGGCCAGCACCTGTGGGGCCCAGCGTCTGGCCAGTTCCTTGAGGGTACTCACATCCAGGTTGCGGTAGTGGAAGTACTCCGCCAGCTCCGGCATGTACTTGACCAGAAAGCGCCTGTCCTGGCCGATGGAATTGCCGCACATGGGCGAAACCCCGGCCGGCACCAGCTCCCTGAGGAAGGCGATGGTGGCCAGCTCCGCATCCCGGTCGCCGTAGGGGCTGGCCTTGACCCTGTCCACCAGGCCAGAGGCGGTGTGGGTGCTGGTGCACCAGTCGTCCATGGCGGCCAGGGCCTCGTCGCTCTGATGTACCGCCAGCACCGGCCCTTCGGCAATGATATTGAGATCCTTGTCGGTGACTATGGTGGCGATCTCGATGATCCTGTCCGTTTCCGGCTCCAGGCCGGTCATTTCCAGGTCGATCCAGATCAGGCGTTCTTCCGGCTTGTCGCTCATCTTGTCCTCATTACTGTCGAAGCCCTAACGGGTGTATCATAAGACTTTCCCTGACCAGCAACCACCAAGGAGCACAGTGGCAAAGCGCAAGAAGTTGACCCGGGGCCAGCAGCGGCGGGTCCACGCCAACCAGGCCAGACGCCTGCAGCAGCGTGACAAGGATCCCCAGTGGAGCGATGAGATGCTCAGCAGCCCGGAAGAGGGCCTGGTGCTGAGCCGCTTCGGCCAGCATGCCGACGTGGAGGCCGAGGACGGCAGCGTGCACCGCCTCAACATCAGGCGCACCGCCGGCTCCCTGGTCACGGGCGACAAGGTGGTCTGGCGCCGGGGCCTGGAATCCATGGCCGGCATCAACGGTGTCATAGAGGCCGTCCACGAGCGCCACTCGGTGCTGACCCGTCCCGACTTCTACGACGGCATCAAGCCGGTGGCCGCCAACATCGACCAGATGCTGATCGTCTCCGCCGTGGTGCCGACCCTGTCCACCCACATCATCGACCGCTACCTGGTGGCCGCCGAATCCCTCGGCGTGGAGCCGGTGCTGGTGCTGAACAAGGTAGATCTGCTGGAAGAGGACGATCGCGCCCAGGTGGAAGAGCTGCTCAGCCTGTACAGGGACATCGGCTACCGCATGCTGTACCTGTCCGCCAAGTCCGACGAGGGCATCCAGCAACTCGAAGAGCTGCTCAAGGACAAGGTCAGCGTCTTCGTGGGTCAGTCCGGGGTCGGCAAGTCGTCGCTGATCAACGCCCTGATCCCCGGCCTGGAAGTGCTGGAAGGCGAGGTGTCCTCCACCTCGGGCCTCGGCCAGCACACCACCACTGTGGCCAGGCTGTTCCACTTCCCCCATGGCGGCGACCTCATCGACTCGCCGGGGATCCGCGAATTCGCCCTCTGGCACCTCAAGCACTCGGACATCGCCCAGGGCTTCGTGGAATTCCGCCCCTGGCTGGGTACCTGCAAGTTCCGGGACTGCAAGCACCTGGACGACCCGGGCTGCGCCCTGCAGCAGGCCCTGGAGGACGGCCGGATCAGCGCCGAGCGCCTGGAAAGCTACCACCGCATCATGGAAAGCCTGGACGAAAACCGCCCAAGCTATGCCTGATGGCCCCTAATCAGTAGAATGTGTCCGTCATTTTTCAAGGAAGTCGTATCGTGTCGTTGGACAAGTTGAAAGTTGCTCTGCAATACGCCCTGCCCAAACATGCCGTTTCCCGCCTGGTGGGCAAGCTGGCCCAGGCCGAAGCCGGTGCCCTGACCCGGCTGTGCATCAAGGCCTTCATCAAGCGCTACGGCGTCGACATGAGCGAGGCCCAAAACCCGGATCCGGCCAGCTACAAGACCTTCAACGACTTCTTCACCCGCCCGCTCAAGGAGGGCGTCCGCACCCTGGTGCAGGGTGACGACGAGCTGGCCCTGCCCGTGGACGGCACCGTCAGCCAGCTGGGCCCCTTGCAGAATGGCCGTATCATCCAGGCCAAGGGCCACGATTACAGCCCCCAGACCCTGCTGGGCGTACCCGAGCTGGCCGCCCCCTTCGAAAAGGGTCTGTTCAGCACCATCTACCTGGCCCCCAAGGACTACCACCGCATCCACATGCCGGTGGGCGGCGTGCTCACCGACATGGTCTACGTGCCCGGCGACCTGTTCTCGGTCAATCCCCTGACCACCGAGCACGTGCCCGGCCTGTTCGCCCGCAACGAGCGGGTGGTGACCCTGTGGCAGACCGAGCTGGGCCCCATGGCCCTGGTCCTGGTCGGCGCCACCATAGTGGCCAGTATCGAGACCGTCTGGGCCGGTACCGTCACCCCCCCCACCGGCAAGGACGTGCACCGCTGGCAGTACGACAGCGAGGGCCTCAACGCCATCCGCCTCAACAAGGGCGAGGAGATGGGCCGCTTCAAGCTGGGCTCCACCGTGGTGATGCTGTTCGGGGAAGACGCCGTCGAATTCGCCGACAACCTGGCGCCGGGCGTCACCACCCGCATGGGTGAACTGTTCTGCCGCAAGCGCGGCTGATGGAAGCCACCCAAAAGGCCCTGGGGCAACTGCACCTGAGCGTGCTGCTGTTTGGCGGCACCGCCCTCTTTGCCAAGCTGATCCCGCTGCCGGCCCTGGACATCACGGTGCTGCGCTGCCTGGTGGCGGCCCTGGCCCTGGCCCTGGTGGTGAAGCACTTCAGGCAACCGCTGCGCCTGGGCAGCTACCGGGACTACGGCATCGCCCTGGTGCTGGGCCTGGTGGTGGGCCTGCACTGGGTCACCTACTTCGCCTCCATGCAGGTGGCCACGGTGGCGGTGGGTATCATCGCCTTCTTCACCTACCCGGTGATGACGGTGCTGCTGGAGCCGCTGCTGGACAGGCGCCTGCCCCAGTGGCACGACCTGGCCGCCGCCGCCACCGTGCTGGTGGGCATCTACCTGATCATGCCCGACACCGACCTCGGCAACAGCACCACCCAGGGGGTGCTGCTGGGGGTGCTGTCGGCGCTGCTGTTCACCATCCGCAACCTGCTGCACAAGCGCCGTTTCAGCCATTACTCCGGCCCCAAGGCCATGTTCTACCAGACCCTGGTGGCGGCCCTGTCGCTGCTGGCCTTCGCCGAGCCCGGCCACTGGTCCCTGGCCTGGTGGGGCTGGCTGCTGGTGCTGGTGCTGGGGGTGCTGTTCACCGCCACCCCCCATGCCCTGCTGGCCCAGGCCCTGACCAATCTCAAGGCCAAGTCGGTGGCGCTGATCTCCTGCCTGCAACCCTTCTACGCCACGGCGCTGGCGGCACTGGTGCTGCTGGAGATCCCAAACTGGCACACCGTGCTTGGCGGCACCCTGGTGATCAGCGCCGCCGTCTACGAGACGCTGGCGGCGCGGCAGCAAAAGCCCTAGCATAAGAAGGGCAGAATCCTGGTGCCTTAGCCAATGCCCTTCATTTTCAAACTCTTATTTACCCTCCTGTTGCTCACCGCCCCGGCCCTGGCCAGTGGTCCGGCCAAGCTGCTGGGCCAGCCCCCCCAGCAGGAAGCACCCAAGCAGCGCCTGGAGAACCTCTTCGAAGCCCGGCGCCAGGCCGAGCAGCGCCGTGACCAGCACCAGGCCAGGGCCGAGCAGCTGCGCCAGCTGCTGGACAACTATCCCAAGCTGGTCAAGGGACTGGAGTCCCAGCTGCAGCGCTACCAGGCCCAGCCCCTGGGGGATCTGGCCCAGTGGCCGGAGGAAAAGCTCGAACAGACCCTGTCGCTCAGGCAGGCCAGGCAGCTGGAGTTCAATACCGAGCTGGACAAGGTCAACAGCGAGCTGGCCGCCATCGGCCGCCAGGATCCGGCCCGCACCGCGGTGCTGAAGGAGGAGATCCGTCAGCTCCAGGACGAACTGAACAAGGCCGGCAAGGGCAGCGAAGAGGCCGAGGCCAGGCGCGCCCTGCTCGACGCCCGCATCCAGGCCCTGGCCGCCGAGGCCAAGGCCAGGGAGCTGGAGGTGCTCACCGCCAACCAGCGCAAGACCCTGGGCAAGCTCAACCAGCAGTTGCTGGAACTCAAGCTGGTCGGCCTGGGCCAGCAGCTCAGCGCCCTCAACCAGGCCCTCAACAGCCTGCGCCAGAGCCGTACCGAAGAGGCCCTGGCCCAAAGCCAGCAACAGCAGTACCAGCACCAGGCACTGATCAAGCTGGCCAGCGACAACGCCGCGCTGGCCCAGGCCCTGACCGGCCTCAACGACGACATCCTCCGGGTCCAGCAGCGCCAGCGCGACCTGGAACTCGGCGCCCAGGACTACGGTGACTACCTGGCCTTCCTGGAGGAACAGCTCGACTACCTGAAGTTCAGCGCCACCTTCGGCGAGGCCCTGCGCACCCGCTATGACCGCCTGCCCAGGCCCAAGCCCGACAGCGAGCTGGAGCAGGCCGGCACCGAGGCCCGCCTGGCCAAGTTCCAGTACAGCCAGCGGCTGCGGGCGCTGCCGGCCAGCGCCGAGCTGGCGCCCGATCTCAGCCAGGCCCAGCAGGCCCAGGCCGACAGCCTGCTGGGCACCCAGCGCCAGCTGCTGGAACGGCTGCTGGCCCGCTCCGACGACTACCTGGATCGCCTCTCCACCCTCAAAGCGGAAAACCGCCAGCTGGGCGAGACCATAGGCCAGGTCCGCCGCCTGATCGAATCGCACCTGTTCTGGATCCCCAACGCCGCGCCCCTGGACAAGCACTGGCTTAGCGCCCTGCCCCGCTCCGCCCTGGAGCTAGCCAGGGCCAAGGCCGGCGGCTGGCGCGAGCTGCATCTTGGCGCCCACCCGCTGCTGCTGGCCCTGGTGATGGCGCTGCTGGCCCTGGCGGCACTAACCCGCTGGCTGGAGCTGAACCGGCTGCGCGTGCAGCTGGCCGAGCTGGCCAGGCCGGTGGGCAATGTCACCCGCGACAGCATCAGGGTCACCCTCCAGGCCATGGGCCTGAGCCTGCTCTACGCGGCGCCGCTGCCGCTGCTGTGGCTGCTGCTGGCCTGGCAGAGCGGTCCCGCCCAGCCGGCCCTGGCCGCCACCCTGCTGGTGGCCGCCGGCGGCTTCGCCTTCTGGCTCTGCAACCGCAACCTCACCCACGAGGAAGGGGTGATGCAGAGCCACTTCCGCTGGCGGGCCGCCGGGGTGCGCCGCATCCGCCTGCTGATCCGCCGCCTGGTCTGGGTGGCCATGCCGCTGACCATGCTGATGGTGTTCTGCCAGCTCCAGGATGACGTGGAAGTCCGCCACGGCCTGGGCCGGGCCGCCTTCCTGGTACTGGCCCTGGGCCTGGCCCTGTTCTACCAGCAGCTCTACAAGCATCGGGACATCCTGGTCTACCACCTGGACAAGGGCGTGCGTCCCCGCAGCTGGCATCACCTGCTGTGGTGGCTGGCCATCGCCGTGCCCCTGGCCTGTTTCGGCCTGGCGATACGGGGCTACTACTTCACCGCCCAGCAGCTGCTCTGGCAGCAGCAGCTGTCGCTGCTGCTGATCCTGGGTTTCGTGTTCGCCTACTACCTGGCCAAGCGCTGGCTGCTGATCGAAAAGCGCAAGATAGCCTTCAACAGGGCCAAGGCCAAACGCGCCGAGCTGCTGGCCCTGCGTGCCAAGGAAGAGGCCCATGAGGTGCCCTCAGAGGAGGCGCTGCTGGACTTGGACACCATCGCCAGCCAGTCCCTTGGCCTGATGCGCACCCTGTTCAAGCTGATGACGGTGCTCAGCCTGCTGGTGCTGTGGTCGTCCATGTACGATGCCCTCAACTACCTGGATACCGTCGAGCTGTGGGACGTGACCCGGCTGGTGGACGGCGACGAAAGGACCGTGCCGGTGACCCTGATGGCGCTGATCTGGTCGCTGCTGGCCTTCAGCCTGACCCTGATGGCGCTGCGCAACCTGCCGGGCCTGCTGGAGCTGATGGTGCTGCAGCGGCTCAAGCTCAGCCCGGGCACCGGCTTTGCCATCACCACCATCAGCAAGTACCTGCTGATGCTGGTGGGCACCATCACCGGCTTCGGCCTGCTGGGCATCGACTGGTCGAAGCTGCAGTGGCTGGTGGCGGCCCTGACCGTGGGCCTGGGTTTCGGCCTCCAGGAGATCTTCGCCAACTTCGTGTCCGGCCTGATCATCCTCTTCGAAAAACCCATCCGCATCGGCGACACCGTCACCATCCGCGAACTGTCCGGCACCGTGGCCCGCATCAACACCAGGGCCACCACCATAGTGGACTGGGATCGCAAGGAGATCATCGTTCCCAACAAGGCCTTCATCACCGAGCAGTTCATCAACTGGTCGCTGTCCGATCCCATCACCCGCATCATCCTCAAGGTGGGCATCAAGCACGGCACCGACACCACCGAGGCCCAGCGGGTGCTGCTGGAGGCGGCCCGCTCCTGCGCCCTGGTGCTGGACCAGCCCGAGCCCACCGCCTACCTGCTGGGGATCGGCCCCTCGTCCCTGGATTTCGAACTGCGCCTGTTCGTGGGCGATACCGACAGCCGGCTGCAGACCTCCCACGAGGTCTATGCCGCCATCCATCGCCAGCTTATCGACAGGGGCATCGCCCTGGCCCATCAGCAACTGGACGTGCACTGGCACAAAGGTAAGCCATGAAGATCTTCGCCCACCGCGGCGCCTCGGGCGAGGCGCCGGAGAACACCCTCAAGGCCTTCGAGCTGGCCCTGGCCCAGGGCGCCGACGCCATAGAACTGGATCTGCAGCGCCACGGCGACCAGCTGCTGGTGATCCACGACCGCTGGCTGCACCACAGCACCTCGGGCCAAGGCCTGCTGGAAAATCTGGCCTGGGAGCAGTTGGTGGCCCTGGACGCCGGCGACGGCCAGCCCATCCCCACCCTCTGGCAGGTGCTCAAGCTGTGCCGGGGCCGCTGCCGCCTCAACCTGGAGCTCAAGGACCACAACCTGCTGGAGCTGCTGAACCCCATGCTGGACAGGGCCGTGGCCGAGCTGGGCTGGGATCCGCAGGATCTGCTGGTGTCCTCCTTCCACCACCGCCAGCTGGCCGCCTTCCAGGCCGCCCGCCCGGACTGGCCCATCGGCCTGCTGATCGGCCATATCCCCCTGGAGCTGGCCGCCGTGCTGGGCCCGCTCAAGGCCAGATCCCTGCACCTGGCCCTGGCCTTCGTGGACAGGGCCCTGGTCGACGAGGCCCACCGACTGGGCCTGGAGGTCTATGTCTATACGGCGGACGAGCCCGAGGATCTGCACTGGCTGTCGCTGATCGGCGTCGACGGCGTCTTCACCAACTACCCCAGGCGCACCCGCGACTGGCTGCACGGCCATGGGGCCGGCTGAAGCCGCCCCGTTTTGCGACCAAGGGGCTGGATCCGGCCCCAGACTGCCGCTATCTTAAGCAGGCTTTGTCGACCGGTAACCCAATGGCACTCCACAATGAGTAAGGCTAAACATCCCTGGCTCTGGCTACTACTGGCCCTTTGGCTGGTCATGGCCGAGGCGTGGGCTGTCACCCACAGCCAGGAGCACAACGGGCTGGATGACCAGCACCGCTGTACCCTCTGCCATTTTGCCCAGCAAGGGGCCAAGGGCGTAAGCCATGCCACTCCCGTCGCCGTCGTCGATATCCAGCACGGTCCGGCCACGGACTGGTGCAGCAAGCCGACGAGCACCGTCTTCCTCCCCAGCCAGCGCGCCCGCGGCCCGCCCCTGCTCTGATCCCCTCTGAAAACACCAACAACGTCAAACTGATAGGGATCAGAACAATGAAACTGAACCGAATTTCCGCCGCCCTGCTGCTGGCCGGGCTGCACCTGCCTGCACAGGCACTGGATCTGAGCGGCCGCGTCACCGACGAAGCCGGCAACCCCGTGGCCAAGGCCACCGTTTCCCTGCTGGGCAGCCAGAAGGAGGCCAAGACCGACCAGGACGGCCGCTTCCATTTCACCGTCAAGGACAATAGCCACCTGCACCTGCACGTGACGGCGCCCCGCTACCAGCACGGCGAGCTGGAGATCGACGGCGGCACAGAGCCCCTGGAGCTGAGCATCCGCCTCAAGGAATCCAGCATCGAGAACATCGTGGTGACCGCCGGCGCCCTGCGCCGGGGCGTGCTGGAAAGCGCCAACCCCATCACGGTGCTGGCCGAGGACGATCTGCGCCTGGCCGCCCAGCCCAGCCTGGGTGAGACCCTGGCCCGGGAGCCCGGCGTCCAGTCCAGCTATTTCGGCCCGGCCGCCAGCCGCCCGGTGATCCGCGGCATGGACGGCCCCCGGGTACGGGTGGTGCAGAACGGCCTGGGCACCGGTGACGCCTCCACGGTCAGCGCGGACCACGCCGTCACCACAGAGTCCGGCACCGCCAGGCAGATCGAGGTGCTGCGCGGCCCCGCCACCCTGCTCTACGGCAACGGCGCCGTCGGCGGCGTGGTCAACGTGGTGGACAACCGCGTGCCGCGCCGGGAGCAGGAAGGCCTGAGCGGCGAACTGGAAGGCCGCTACGCCACCGTCAACGACGAGCGCACCCTGACCGCCACCCTGGACGGCGGCAGCGGCGCCTTCGCCTGGCACCTGGACGGCAATCGCCGCCGCGCCCACGACACCGCCATCCCCGGCGCCGCCGACATCCACGAGCCGGACCAGCGCGGCCTGCTGGAAAACTCCAGCCTCGAGAACGACGAGTTCACCCTGGGCGCCAGCCATGTGGGCGAACACGGCTTCATCGGCCTGTCCTACAACAGCCTGGACAGCAACTACGGCGTGCCCGGCCACCACCATGGCGAGGAGCACGAGGAAGAAGGCCACGAGGAAGAAGGCCACGAGGAAGAGGCCGAGGAGTCGGTCCGCATCGACCTGGACAAGACCGCCTGGCAGCTGCTGGCGGAGCTGGACGATCCCTTCGCCGGCTTCTCCCGCCTGCAGTGGGCCGCCGGCTATAACGACTATGAGCATACCGAGCTGGAAGGCGGCGCTGTCGGCACCGTGTTCAAGAACGAAACCAGGGAGGCGCGCCTGGCCCTGGAGCACAACCCCCTGGCCGAGTGGCAGGGCGTGCTGGGCCTGCACTGGCTGAGCCGGGACTTCGGCGCCCAGGGTGAGGAGGCCTTCAGCCCCGACTCCCAAAGCCGCGCCCTGGCCGCCTTCCTGGTGGAGGAACGCCAGCTCGGCGAGGTTACCCTGGAGCTGGGCGGCCGCCTGGAGCATTACCGCATCGAGGCCTCGCCCTTCGAACTGGAAACGGACGAAGGCCATGA belongs to Gallaecimonas sp. GXIMD4217 and includes:
- a CDS encoding DUF4442 domain-containing protein, whose amino-acid sequence is MSPINRLGRLVAWIDRMPAAWRPWLLSRLFGGAVKFAGTAKVRVDSLAFGRAELSIRNRGRVQNHIKGVHAAAMALLGESATGFLTGLHVPDDRVPLLKSMHVDYLSRAKGDLKAVASLSQEQIALIRDTDKGELVVPVVITDEEGKEPIRCEYVWAWVPKRRR
- the orn gene encoding oligoribonuclease, whose amino-acid sequence is MSDKPEERLIWIDLEMTGLEPETDRIIEIATIVTDKDLNIIAEGPVLAVHQSDEALAAMDDWCTSTHTASGLVDRVKASPYGDRDAELATIAFLRELVPAGVSPMCGNSIGQDRRFLVKYMPELAEYFHYRNLDVSTLKELARRWAPQVLAGVQKKGTHLALDDIRESIEELRHYREHFLKLPEA
- the rsgA gene encoding small ribosomal subunit biogenesis GTPase RsgA; this encodes MAKRKKLTRGQQRRVHANQARRLQQRDKDPQWSDEMLSSPEEGLVLSRFGQHADVEAEDGSVHRLNIRRTAGSLVTGDKVVWRRGLESMAGINGVIEAVHERHSVLTRPDFYDGIKPVAANIDQMLIVSAVVPTLSTHIIDRYLVAAESLGVEPVLVLNKVDLLEEDDRAQVEELLSLYRDIGYRMLYLSAKSDEGIQQLEELLKDKVSVFVGQSGVGKSSLINALIPGLEVLEGEVSSTSGLGQHTTTVARLFHFPHGGDLIDSPGIREFALWHLKHSDIAQGFVEFRPWLGTCKFRDCKHLDDPGCALQQALEDGRISAERLESYHRIMESLDENRPSYA
- the asd gene encoding archaetidylserine decarboxylase (Phosphatidylserine decarboxylase is synthesized as a single chain precursor. Generation of the pyruvoyl active site from a Ser is coupled to cleavage of a Gly-Ser bond between the larger (beta) and smaller (alpha chains). It is an integral membrane protein.), yielding MSLDKLKVALQYALPKHAVSRLVGKLAQAEAGALTRLCIKAFIKRYGVDMSEAQNPDPASYKTFNDFFTRPLKEGVRTLVQGDDELALPVDGTVSQLGPLQNGRIIQAKGHDYSPQTLLGVPELAAPFEKGLFSTIYLAPKDYHRIHMPVGGVLTDMVYVPGDLFSVNPLTTEHVPGLFARNERVVTLWQTELGPMALVLVGATIVASIETVWAGTVTPPTGKDVHRWQYDSEGLNAIRLNKGEEMGRFKLGSTVVMLFGEDAVEFADNLAPGVTTRMGELFCRKRG
- a CDS encoding DMT family transporter, whose translation is MEATQKALGQLHLSVLLFGGTALFAKLIPLPALDITVLRCLVAALALALVVKHFRQPLRLGSYRDYGIALVLGLVVGLHWVTYFASMQVATVAVGIIAFFTYPVMTVLLEPLLDRRLPQWHDLAAAATVLVGIYLIMPDTDLGNSTTQGVLLGVLSALLFTIRNLLHKRRFSHYSGPKAMFYQTLVAALSLLAFAEPGHWSLAWWGWLLVLVLGVLFTATPHALLAQALTNLKAKSVALISCLQPFYATALAALVLLEIPNWHTVLGGTLVISAAVYETLAARQQKP
- a CDS encoding mechanosensitive ion channel domain-containing protein; its protein translation is MPFIFKLLFTLLLLTAPALASGPAKLLGQPPQQEAPKQRLENLFEARRQAEQRRDQHQARAEQLRQLLDNYPKLVKGLESQLQRYQAQPLGDLAQWPEEKLEQTLSLRQARQLEFNTELDKVNSELAAIGRQDPARTAVLKEEIRQLQDELNKAGKGSEEAEARRALLDARIQALAAEAKARELEVLTANQRKTLGKLNQQLLELKLVGLGQQLSALNQALNSLRQSRTEEALAQSQQQQYQHQALIKLASDNAALAQALTGLNDDILRVQQRQRDLELGAQDYGDYLAFLEEQLDYLKFSATFGEALRTRYDRLPRPKPDSELEQAGTEARLAKFQYSQRLRALPASAELAPDLSQAQQAQADSLLGTQRQLLERLLARSDDYLDRLSTLKAENRQLGETIGQVRRLIESHLFWIPNAAPLDKHWLSALPRSALELARAKAGGWRELHLGAHPLLLALVMALLALAALTRWLELNRLRVQLAELARPVGNVTRDSIRVTLQAMGLSLLYAAPLPLLWLLLAWQSGPAQPALAATLLVAAGGFAFWLCNRNLTHEEGVMQSHFRWRAAGVRRIRLLIRRLVWVAMPLTMLMVFCQLQDDVEVRHGLGRAAFLVLALGLALFYQQLYKHRDILVYHLDKGVRPRSWHHLLWWLAIAVPLACFGLAIRGYYFTAQQLLWQQQLSLLLILGFVFAYYLAKRWLLIEKRKIAFNRAKAKRAELLALRAKEEAHEVPSEEALLDLDTIASQSLGLMRTLFKLMTVLSLLVLWSSMYDALNYLDTVELWDVTRLVDGDERTVPVTLMALIWSLLAFSLTLMALRNLPGLLELMVLQRLKLSPGTGFAITTISKYLLMLVGTITGFGLLGIDWSKLQWLVAALTVGLGFGLQEIFANFVSGLIILFEKPIRIGDTVTIRELSGTVARINTRATTIVDWDRKEIIVPNKAFITEQFINWSLSDPITRIILKVGIKHGTDTTEAQRVLLEAARSCALVLDQPEPTAYLLGIGPSSLDFELRLFVGDTDSRLQTSHEVYAAIHRQLIDRGIALAHQQLDVHWHKGKP
- a CDS encoding glycerophosphodiester phosphodiesterase; translation: MKIFAHRGASGEAPENTLKAFELALAQGADAIELDLQRHGDQLLVIHDRWLHHSTSGQGLLENLAWEQLVALDAGDGQPIPTLWQVLKLCRGRCRLNLELKDHNLLELLNPMLDRAVAELGWDPQDLLVSSFHHRQLAAFQAARPDWPIGLLIGHIPLELAAVLGPLKARSLHLALAFVDRALVDEAHRLGLEVYVYTADEPEDLHWLSLIGVDGVFTNYPRRTRDWLHGHGAG